A window of Festucalex cinctus isolate MCC-2025b chromosome 6, RoL_Fcin_1.0, whole genome shotgun sequence contains these coding sequences:
- the LOC144021020 gene encoding uncharacterized protein LOC144021020 gives MKLLLAVALIVLFSWLYRAWISNSTVHSTPCEGASVSETVVSLLLCPLSLYSSLTSALVRLVLSVPPLVFSAVRHTVTLLVATPMCVLSLFMSLLLTCVCAGLYLLHVVLVGGMAIWALTQEPGHEKVKHQGKKRLRMFGWVKST, from the exons ATGAAGCTTCTGCTGGCAGTTGCTCTCATTGTGCTCTTTTCAT GGCTGTACAGGGCCTGGATTTCCAACAGCACCGTGCATTCAACCCCATGTGAG gGAGCTTCAGTGAGCGAGACAGTGGTGTCCCTCCTCTTATGTCCGCTGTCTCTCTACTCCAGCCTGACGTCCGCTCTGGTCCGACTGGTCCTTTCTGTCCCGCCGCTGGTCTTCAGCGCCGTTCGGCACACGGTGACGCTGCTGGTGGCGACGCCCATGTGCGTGCTCAGCCTCTTCATGTCGCTGCTGCTCACCTGTGTGTGCGCGGGCCTCTACCTGCTGCACGTGGTTTTGGTCGGGGGCATGGCCATTTGGGCACTCACGCAGGAGCCCGGTCATGAGAAGGTCAAGCATCAGGGGAAGAAGCGACTGAGAATGTTTGGTTGGGTGAAGTCaacctag